The Pangasianodon hypophthalmus isolate fPanHyp1 chromosome 5, fPanHyp1.pri, whole genome shotgun sequence genome includes a window with the following:
- the hpxa gene encoding hemopexin — translation MRLLIQTFTICLALSLCLAAPSHHHDQVKDEKVIGAQAHDDADSGNDHAHSNNGHAHSNNGHAHSNNGHAHSNNGPAHSNNGHAHSNNGHGDDHHHFDRCKELVFDAAIENKEGVHYFFKDDHVFKGFHGDGELTNKTFPELDDHLQGHVDAAFRMPSEDSPDHHEHLYFFLDDKVYSYENHKLEEGYPKTISEVFPGIPDHLDAAVECHKPDCPTNTVVFFKGHEIYHFDIDTKKVDEKEFKSMPNCSAAFRYTGHYYCLHGHDFSKFNPNTGEVHGKYPKEAREYFMSCPHYGEKTEEQHIEREQCSHVHLDAITEDDDHDVFAFRGHHYLSKIDGKYHAGTIESAFKELHDDIDAAFSHENHIHIVKGDKVYIYNISHTPGEAHTLRDGYPKSVKEALGLEGHIDAAFICPKEHNAHVIQGDKIYGVNLDATPPTHTEAQPIPFKHVDTALCGADGVSVVIDDHYYHYESPTTFVTARILPEKHDVAKDLLGCDHHV, via the exons ATGAGACTACTCATCCAGACCTTCACCATCTgcctggctctctctctctgcctggcAGCTCCCTC GCATCATCATGACCAGGTTAAAG ATGAAAAGGTAATTGGGGCCCAAGCCCATGACGATGCCGATTCTGGCAATGACCACGCCCATTCCAACAATGGACACGCCCATTCTAACAATGGACACGCCCATTCTAACAATGGACATGCCCATTCCAACAATGGACCCGCCCATTCCAACAATGGACACGCCCATTCCAACAATGGACATGGCGATGACCACCATCATTTTGATCGCTGCAAGGAATTGGTGTTTGATGCTGCAATTGAGAACAAGGAAGGAGTTCATTACTTCTTTAAGG ATGATCATGTGTTTAAGGGGTTCCATGGTGACGGTGAGCTTACAAATAAGACCTTCCCTGAGCTGGATGACCATCTCCAGGGACATGTTGATGCAGCATTCCGCATGCCATCTGAGGACAGTCCTGACCACCATGAGCACCTGTATTTCTTCCTG GATGACAAGGTTTACAGCTATGAAAATCACAAGCTGGAAGAGGGATATCCAAAAACCATCTCTGAGGTATTCCCTGGTATTCCGGACCATTTGGATGCTGCAGTTGAGTGCCACAAGCCTGACTGTCCCACTAACACTGTGGTCTTTTTCAAGG GTCATGAAATCTACCACTTTGACATTGACACCAAGAAAGTCGATGAAAAAGAATTCAAAAGCATGCCCAACTGCTCTGCTGCCTTCCGCTATACGGGACACTATTACTGTCTCCATGGCCACGATTTCTCCAAGTTCAACCCCAATACCGGGGAGGTTCATGGAAAATATCCAAAGGAGGCCCGTGAATACTTCATGAGTTGTCCCCATTATG GCGAGAAGACTGAGGAACAACACATTGAGAGAGAGCAGTGCAGCCATGTGCACCTGGATGCCATTACTGAggatgatgatcatgatgtgTTTGCTTTCAGAG GCCACCACTATCTCAGTAAAATTGATGGAAAATATCATGCTGGCACTATTGAGAGTGCCTTTAAAGAGCTACATGATGATATCGATGCTGCCTTTTCCCACGAAAATCACATCCACATAGTCAAG GGGGACAAAGTGTACATCTACaatatatcacacacacctggagagGCTCACACACTCCGAGATGGTTACCCCAAAAGTGTGAAAGAGGCACTGGGCCTTGAGGGTCATATAGATGCTGCCTTTATTTGTCCTAAGGAGCACAATGCTCATGTCATCCAAG GTGATAAAATATATGGTGTGAACTTGGACGCCACCCCACCTACCCATACAGAGGCACAACCTATCCCATTTAAGCATGTTGATACTGCATTGTGTGGTGCAGATGGAGTGTCAGTAGTGATTGATGACCATTACTACCACTATGAGAGCCCTACTACATTCGTTACTGCCAGGATCCTGCCTGAGAAGCATGATGTGGCCAAAGATCTGCTTGGCTGTGACCATCATGtgtga
- the LOC113525872 gene encoding interferon-induced GTP-binding protein Mx, whose amino-acid sequence MSPKKVYKKVEVKGMSNSLKQHYEDKVRPYIDLVDSLRSLGVEKDLNLPAIAVIGDQSSGKSSVLEALSGVALPRGTGIVTRCPLVLKLKRVEKCATWSGLLTYKGQVKDLHKPSDVGKAVSDAQNVLAGDGKGISQEMISLEIKSSEVPDLTLIDLPGIARVATDDQPFDIEKQIKDLIEKFIKRQETINLVVVPANIDIATTEALKMTKKMDPNGQRTLGILTKPDLVDKGAEKSVVNTVNNQVIPLKKGYMIVKCRGQQDINENLSLSIALQKEEVFFQEHPHFRPLLEEGKATVPILAERLTRELVEHINKLLPQLHKQVEVKLEKTVNELRGLGDGVPQEEIGRNNFLVGKISNFNQVLTDMMRAEEDTQKSEPKVFTKIRKEFGKWKEQLDDKAIRLEQNLQVEVEEYTKTYRGKELPGFVNYRTFENIVKKHVQELEQPAIQLLGNIIEIVHSCVNKLVSSHFEAFPHLLRAAKEPIEDLLEQEHGKALERVQSQFKMEKMVYSQDGLYSRQLEAVKQKPEPAKMYLNSKGYLVTKTVSADVREMAQHLNAYFLITSDRLANQVPLIVQYHVLDQYFSQLQAAMLSMIGSQNAEKLIQEDSGVAHRRRSLKDRLERLRKARQLLSKSLCLSHM is encoded by the exons ATGTCACCAAAGAAGGTCTACAAAAAGGTAGAAGTCAAAGGAATGAGTAACAGCCTAAAGCAGCACTATGAGGACAAGGTGCGTCCATACATTGATCTTGTGGACAGTCTAAGATCACTGGGAGTAGAGAAGGACCTGAACTTGCCAGCCATTGCTGTTATAGGTGATCAGAGTTCAGGAAAGAGCTCTGTATTGGAGGCCCTTTCAGGGGTAGCCTTGCCTAGAGGCACAG GTATTGTGACCCGCTGCCCTTTGGTGTTGAAACTAAAGAGAGTTGAAAAGTGTGCCACATGGTCTGGACTTCTAACATACAAGGGCCAAGTAAAGGACCTTCACAAGCCATCAGATGTGGGGAAAGCTGTTTCAGATG CTCAGAATGTCTTGGCTGGAGACGGGAAGGGAATCAGCCAGGAGATGATCTCTCTAGAGATTAAATCCAGTGAAGTTCCTGATCTCACCCTTATTGACCTGCCAGGCATTGCCAGGGTGGCAACAGATGACCAGCCATTTGACATTGAAAAACAG ATCAAAGATCTCATTGAGAAATTCATTAAGAGACAAGAAACTATTAACTTGGTGGTTGTGCCTGCAAACATTGACATTGCCACCACTGAGGCACtgaagatgacaaaaaaaatggatcCAAATGGGCAAAGGACTCTGG GCATCCTTACCAAGCCTGACTTGGTGGATAAAGGTGCAGAGAAGAGTGttgtaaatacagtaaataaccaGGTGATCCCACTGAAGAAGGGCTACATGATCGTGAAGTGCCGTGGCCAGCAAGACATCAATGAGAATTTGAGTCTGTCTATAGCTCTCCAAAAGGAGGAAGTCTTTTTTCAGGAGCATCCACATTTCAG ACCTCTCTTGGAGGAAGGGAAAGCCACAGTGCCTATACTTGCAGAGAGATTGACCAGGGAACTGGTAGAACACATTAAT AAGTTACTCCCACAGTTGCACAAACAAGTTGAGGTCAAATTGGAGAAAACAGTTAATGAGTTGAGAGGGCTTGGAGATGGAGTTCCTCAAGAGGAAATTGGGAGAAACAATTTTCTTGTTGGG aaaatcagTAACTTCAACCAAGTCCTTACAGATATGATGAGGGCAGAGGAAGACACCCAAAAGTCAGAGCCCAAAGTTTTTACTAAAATCAGGAAAGAGTTTGGAAAATGGAAGGAGCAACTGGATGACAAGGCTATCAGAC tcGAGCAGAACCTCCAGGTTGAAGTTGAAGAGTACACCAAGACCTATAGGGGAAAGGAGCTTCCTGGATTTGTTAATTACAGAACTTTTGAAAACATTGTCAAGAAACATGTACAGGAACTGGAGCAACCTGCTATACAATTGCTGGGAAACATCATTG AAATTGTTCACTCCTGTGTGAACAAGTTGGTCAGCTCCCATTTTGAGGCCTTTCCCCACCTGCTGAGGGCAGCTAAAGAGCCGATAGAGGATCTGCTTGAGCAGGAGCATGGAAAAGCCCTAGAGAGAGTACAATCTCAATTTAAAATGGAGAAGATGGTCTATTCACAAGATGGCCTCTACAGCCGCCAGCTAGAGGCTGTCAAACAGAAACCGGAACCAGCCAAGATGTATTTGAACTCAAAAGGTTACCTTGTCACCAAGACAGTCAGTGCTGACGTCAGGGAAATGGCTCAGCACCTAAATGCCTATTTCCTG atcaCCTCTGACCGTCTGGCCAACCAGGTGCCCCTCATTGTGCAGTACCATGTGCTGGACCAGTACTTCTCTCAGCTTCAGGCCGCCATGTTGAGCATGATCGGAAGCCAGAATGCCGAGAAGCTTATCCAAGAGGATTCTGGTGTAGCTCATCGTAGGAGGAGCTTGAAGGACCGCTTGGAGCGTCTAAGAAAAGCACGCCAGCTCTTGTCCAAGTCTTTATGTCTGTCTCATATGTGA